Within the Aspergillus luchuensis IFO 4308 DNA, chromosome 5, nearly complete sequence genome, the region ccctgCACATCCACCCTCTGCTGAACAACACCAACGAGTTCGGCACCGCAGACGCCGAAATCAGCACAATCAGCTCTCTCGCCCGCAAGAAGATGTTCGCCCACGATCGCCAACCCGACCGCCGTAGCTATGACTCGGCCCAATGGCACTCCGATATCCAGTTCGAGCCCGCACCAGCTGACTACACCTCTCTCCGACTGACCCAGCTCCCCAAAACCGGTGGAGACACCCTCTGGGCATCTGGGTACGAGCTCTACGACCGGTTTTCGAAAACGTACCAAAAGTTCTTCGAAGGCTTGACCGCGACGTTCGTGGGCGACGGCTTCATCAAGGCAGCGGAGAGAAACCCCAAGGAGTACAAGATCTACACTCAGCCTCGGGGAAGTCCGCTCAatgttggggaggagctggtggCTGTCCATCCGATCGTGCGGACGAATCCGGTGACCGGGTGGAAGAGTATCTTTGCGTTGGGACCGTTCCCGAAGTATATCAATGAGCTGAACCAGAATGAGTCGGAAGAGTTGCTGAAGAAGTTCAAGTCGATTATCATGGAGAGTCACGATCTGCAGGTCAGGTTCAAGTGGAGGAATGAGCATGATATTGGTATGTTCTATGCACTTGCTGTGTTGTTTATTTTGTGTTCTAACGCTCGATAGCTATCTGGGATAACCGGAGCGCTTTCCACACGGCTACTTTTGATTATGAAGGCCTTGGGGAGAGATTCGGGCACCGTGCGGTCGGTATTGGTGAGAGGCCTTACCTTGACCCGAACAGCAAGTCCAGGGCCGAAGCGCTGGCGGCTGAGGGTCTTATCTATTAGTCCCATGATGTTAGTATGCATTTGGAACTGAAGACAGCTTGACGTCGACGGAGGCAATGCTCTATTCGGCGGTTAGGAGGATATGCTAGTACCTATTATTTCTCATATGATATATAGAGATGACACTGCGATGAATTTTGCTGCTAAGATGCATAAGGCGCCTTACATCAATTATTCTGTCCGTAGGTTTCGTTCTTGGGAATCAGTGATTCCTGGTAGCATTCATAATCCCAGCACGATGTATAACTGGTTTGCGCTGAGAGGGATACCACATGTGACAACACActtcagaatatatatttggaGGGTACATTCTAGGTTCAGAGTTTGTCCAACTTGATTTTCGATTTTCTCGTTCTTgtcttttctccttcctttaattttactatttaCCTTTTGacttctatatatattatcgtCCTATTCCTATTCTGCATTGTGTGCTTCGATAACGTACGTATGGTTTTCTTTGGGCTCGGACGGCAGatcgagaaggaagaaaaaaaaaagggggaaaaagaTAATGAGCCCAGCCCGGCTCGATCGGACAACCTTACGATCTGGAGTCGCTGTTGGAAATCTGTTAGAGGATGTTTTTGCAATCCGATTGGATGCAGGTGAACTTACTACGCGCTACCAATTGCGCCATAGGCCCatttgttggtgatggtaggTCACTAAAGTGCTTAATGTAAAGCAAATACGCAGGACAAAATGGACTGATGCGAACGCGTGGGCGTTTCTCAACCATCAACGAGGAAGGAAATTGGGCAAAATCCGAACTTGGGCAAAAAACAGATGAATATATTCCAATAAGTTTCTAACCACTGAATACTTTTCTTGGAAGATATTTTGATCAGTTCTGTCCACCACTGCGTCCAACCTCCCTCAACCCAACCTGATACTCAACCTTCTGCTCCATTTCACTCTCCGTGGACGACTcatactttttatttatatcctCCAACTCTAACTTTCTCGTTTCCGGAATGAAGAAGTACCCAAAGATGACCGAAACAGCAGACAGTGACCCATAAATGAATCCCAGCTTACCACCAATATCCACATGGCCGGGATCGTCTGCGGTTTCGAGGTAGGGGTAAGAGAAAGTCACGGCGAACCTGACAATCACAGTCTGTCAGCTTTCATGATTTTGAGCGAATTTGTGCATTGGTGTATTGGAAATTGGATGGGAACGTACTCAGTAACCAGCTTAACAGTATACGCGATCCGCAAAGTCATCTCTCTCAACCCAGCCGAAGGCAACTCCGCACCGAGTACATACACCAATGGCGCCCAGGCAAGAGACCAACCAAAGCTGTAAAGAAGCAGCATGGCGACGATGCCTTCTTTGGCAGCG harbors:
- a CDS encoding TauD/TfdA dioxygenase family protein (COG:I;~EggNog:ENOG410PMTP;~InterPro:IPR042098,IPR003819;~PFAM:PF02668;~SMCOG1121:dioxygenase, TauD/TfdA;~antiSMASH:Cluster_5.5;~go_function: GO:0016491 - oxidoreductase activity [Evidence IEA];~go_process: GO:0055114 - oxidation-reduction process [Evidence IEA]); protein product: MAPGLSADLPIHSHPASSGDGPTDQPRYPAPLKPSGALDEFAFEETTPIIGREYPTVNIVDDLLNAPNSDELVRDLAITISQRGVVFFRAQNNLTDDLQKVLIHRLGQLTGKPSTSTLHIHPLLNNTNEFGTADAEISTISSLARKKMFAHDRQPDRRSYDSAQWHSDIQFEPAPADYTSLRLTQLPKTGGDTLWASGYELYDRFSKTYQKFFEGLTATFVGDGFIKAAERNPKEYKIYTQPRGSPLNVGEELVAVHPIVRTNPVTGWKSIFALGPFPKYINELNQNESEELLKKFKSIIMESHDLQVRFKWRNEHDIAIWDNRSAFHTATFDYEGLGERFGHRAVGIGERPYLDPNSKSRAEALAAEGLIY